Proteins encoded together in one Staphylococcus aureus window:
- the rpmG gene encoding 50S ribosomal protein L33, with the protein MRVNVTLACTECGDRNYITTKNKRNNPERIEMKKYCPRLNKYTLHRETK; encoded by the coding sequence GTGCGCGTAAACGTAACATTAGCATGCACAGAATGTGGCGATCGTAACTATATCACTACTAAAAATAAACGTAATAATCCTGAGCGTATTGAAATGAAAAAATATTGCCCAAGATTAAACAAATATACGTTACATCGTGAAACTAAGTAA
- a CDS encoding CAP domain-containing protein, with protein sequence MKKFIVTVVAFLSIIIIAPITEFKPFIHLQNEVRQYIDIHINKETISAENKLDTPKKQQFAFNNIQMNMSKSDVEKTLNKPKRVTFNEYGTKWYTYYDDDYNNFIMISYMKDKVNALYTNQNIITSKSKIKYNTPKSVVRQRLGEPETEIVKGRVRYEQNNKEYDVFHKNHIYTTVFYDKHRRNNVTAVLQVSDAMENRLKEQYGAPSKSLADSFELQNFDLVNAERKQHQLSTLKYSKQNSETARKHSKDMANNHYFDHTNLKGQSPFDRLKKDGITFNSAGENLAYGQVSSIYAHQGLMNSIGHRKNILNDTFKILGVGVDFNDEKQPFWTENYTG encoded by the coding sequence ATTAAAAAATTCATAGTAACTGTTGTTGCGTTTTTATCAATTATTATCATTGCGCCAATAACAGAATTTAAACCATTCATTCATTTACAAAATGAAGTAAGACAATATATTGACATTCACATCAATAAAGAAACAATTTCTGCGGAAAATAAATTGGATACACCGAAGAAACAACAATTTGCCTTTAATAATATACAAATGAACATGTCGAAATCAGATGTTGAGAAAACATTAAATAAACCAAAAAGAGTGACATTTAATGAATATGGTACGAAGTGGTATACGTATTATGATGACGATTACAATAATTTTATAATGATAAGTTACATGAAAGATAAAGTTAATGCGTTATATACAAATCAAAATATAATCACTTCAAAATCAAAAATTAAATACAATACACCTAAATCGGTTGTAAGGCAAAGATTAGGCGAACCAGAAACAGAGATTGTTAAAGGTAGAGTGCGTTACGAACAAAATAATAAAGAATATGATGTTTTCCATAAAAATCACATTTATACGACGGTATTTTATGATAAGCATCGACGTAATAATGTAACAGCTGTTTTACAAGTAAGTGATGCTATGGAAAATAGATTAAAAGAACAATATGGAGCACCATCGAAATCGCTTGCAGATAGTTTTGAACTACAAAATTTTGATTTAGTTAATGCTGAAAGAAAACAACATCAATTATCTACATTGAAGTATTCTAAACAGAATTCTGAAACTGCACGTAAGCATAGTAAAGATATGGCCAACAATCATTATTTTGATCATACAAATTTAAAAGGTCAATCACCATTTGATCGATTGAAAAAAGATGGTATTACATTTAACTCAGCCGGAGAGAATTTAGCATATGGTCAAGTTAGTAGTATCTATGCACATCAAGGATTAATGAATTCTATTGGTCACAGAAAAAATATTTTAAATGATACGTTTAAAATATTAGGTGTTGGTGTTGATTTTAATGATGAAAAACAACCTTTTTGGACAGAAAATTATACTGGTTAA
- the rpsN gene encoding 30S ribosomal protein S14, protein MAKKSKIAKERKREELVNKYYELRKELKAKGDYEALRKLPRDSSPTRLTRRCKVTGRPRGVLRKFEMSRIAFREHAHKGQIPGVKKSSW, encoded by the coding sequence ATGGCTAAGAAATCTAAAATAGCAAAAGAGAGAAAAAGAGAAGAGTTAGTAAATAAATATTACGAATTACGTAAAGAGTTAAAAGCAAAAGGTGATTACGAAGCGTTAAGAAAATTACCAAGAGATTCATCACCTACACGTTTAACTAGAAGATGTAAAGTAACTGGAAGACCTAGAGGTGTATTACGTAAATTTGAAATGTCTCGTATTGCGTTTAGAGAACATGCGCACAAAGGACAAATTCCAGGTGTTAAAAAATCAAGTTGGTAA
- a CDS encoding catalase — protein sequence MSQQDKKLTGVFGHPVSDRENSMTAGPRGPLLMQDIYFLEQMSQFDREVIPERRMHAKGSGAFGTFTVTKDITKYTNAKIFSEIGKQTEMFARFSTVAGERGAADAERDIRGFALKFYTEEGNWDLVGNNTPVFFFRDPKLFVSLNRAVKRDPRTNMRDAQNNWDFWTGLPEALHQVTILMSDRGIPKDLRHMHGFGSHTYSMYNDSGERVWVKFHFRTQQGIENLTDEEAAEIIATDRDSSQRDLFEAIEKGDYPKWTMYIQVMTEEQAKNHKDNPFDLTKVWYHDEYPLIEVGEFELNRNPDNYFMDVEQAAFAPTNIIPGLDFSPDKMLQGRLFSYGDAQRYRLGVNHWQIPVNQPKGVGIENICPFSRDGQMRVVDNNQGGGTHYYPNNHGKFDSQPEYKKPPFPTDGYGYEYNQRQDDDNYFEQPGKLFRLQSEDAKERIFTNTANAMEGVTDDVKRRHIRHCYKADPEYGKGVAKALGIDINSIDLETENDETYENFEK from the coding sequence ATGTCACAACAAGACAAAAAGTTAACTGGTGTTTTTGGGCATCCAGTATCAGACCGAGAAAATAGTATGACAGCAGGGCCTAGGGGACCTCTTTTAATGCAAGATATTTACTTTTTAGAGCAAATGTCTCAATTTGATAGAGAAGTAATACCAGAACGTCGAATGCATGCCAAAGGTTCTGGTGCATTTGGGACATTTACTGTAACTAAAGATATAACAAAATATACGAATGCTAAAATATTCTCTGAAATAGGTAAGCAAACCGAAATGTTTGCCCGTTTCTCTACTGTAGCAGGAGAACGTGGTGCTGCTGATGCGGAGCGTGACATTCGAGGATTTGCGTTAAAGTTCTACACTGAAGAAGGGAACTGGGATTTAGTAGGGAATAACACACCAGTATTCTTCTTTAGAGATCCAAAGTTATTTGTTAGTTTAAATCGTGCGGTGAAACGAGATCCTAGAACAAATATGAGAGATGCACAAAATAACTGGGATTTCTGGACGGGTCTTCCAGAAGCATTGCACCAAGTAACGATCTTAATGTCAGATAGAGGGATTCCTAAAGATTTACGTCATATGCATGGGTTCGGTTCTCACACATACTCTATGTATAATGATTCTGGTGAACGTGTTTGGGTTAAATTCCATTTTAGAACGCAACAAGGTATTGAAAACTTAACTGATGAAGAAGCTGCTGAAATTATAGCTACAGATCGTGATTCATCTCAACGCGATTTATTCGAAGCCATTGAAAAAGGTGATTATCCAAAATGGACAATGTATATTCAAGTAATGACTGAGGAACAAGCTAAAAACCATAAAGATAATCCATTTGATTTAACAAAAGTATGGTATCACGATGAGTATCCTCTAATTGAAGTTGGAGAGTTTGAATTAAATAGAAATCCAGATAATTACTTTATGGATGTTGAACAAGCTGCGTTTGCACCAACTAATATTATTCCAGGATTAGATTTTTCTCCAGACAAAATGCTGCAAGGGCGTTTATTCTCATATGGCGATGCGCAAAGATATCGATTAGGAGTTAATCATTGGCAGATTCCTGTAAACCAACCTAAAGGTGTTGGTATTGAAAATATTTGTCCTTTTAGTAGAGATGGTCAAATGCGCGTAGTTGACAATAACCAAGGTGGAGGAACACATTATTATCCAAATAACCATGGTAAATTTGATTCTCAACCTGAATATAAAAAGCCACCATTCCCAACTGATGGATACGGCTATGAATATAATCAACGTCAAGATGATGATAATTATTTTGAACAACCAGGTAAATTGTTTAGATTACAATCAGAGGACGCTAAAGAAAGAATTTTTACAAATACAGCAAATGCAATGGAAGGCGTAACGGATGATGTTAAACGACGTCATATTCGTCATTGTTACAAAGCTGACCCAGAATATGGTAAAGGTGTTGCAAAAGCATTAGGTATTGATATAAATTCTATTGATCTTGAAACTGAAAATGATGAAACATACGAAAACTTTGAAAAATAA
- the guaC gene encoding GMP reductase — MKIFDYEDIQLIPNKCIVESRSECDTTIQFGPKKFKLPVVPANMQTVMNEKLAKWFAENDYFYIMHRFDEEARIPFIKHMQNSGLFASISVGVKKAEFDFIEKLAQEKLIPEYITIDIAHGHSDSVINMIKHIKTHIPDSFVIAGNVGTPEGVRELENAGADATKVGIGPGRVCITKIKTGFGTGGWQLAALNICSKAARKPLIADGGIRTHGDIAKSIRFGASMVMIGSLFAAHEESPGETVELDGKQYKEYFGSASEFQKGEHKNVEGKKMFVEHKGSLMDTLKEMQQDLQSSISYAGGKDLKSLRTVDYVIVRNSIFNGDRD; from the coding sequence GTGAAAATATTTGATTACGAAGATATTCAATTAATACCTAATAAATGCATAGTTGAAAGTAGGTCTGAATGTGATACAACTATCCAATTTGGTCCGAAAAAATTCAAGCTACCTGTAGTTCCTGCAAATATGCAAACAGTTATGAATGAGAAATTAGCGAAATGGTTTGCTGAAAATGATTACTTTTATATCATGCATCGTTTTGATGAAGAAGCAAGAATACCTTTTATAAAACATATGCAAAATTCAGGCTTATTTGCATCTATTTCAGTTGGTGTAAAGAAAGCGGAATTTGATTTTATTGAAAAGTTAGCTCAAGAAAAATTAATCCCCGAATATATTACAATAGATATTGCGCATGGTCACTCAGATTCAGTGATAAACATGATTAAACATATAAAAACCCATATACCTGATAGTTTTGTTATTGCTGGTAATGTTGGTACGCCAGAAGGTGTTAGAGAATTAGAAAATGCTGGTGCTGATGCTACCAAAGTCGGTATAGGTCCTGGTAGAGTTTGTATTACAAAGATTAAAACAGGTTTTGGTACTGGTGGTTGGCAGTTAGCGGCATTAAACATATGTAGTAAAGCAGCTCGTAAACCTTTGATTGCCGATGGTGGTATAAGAACGCATGGCGACATTGCTAAATCAATTAGATTTGGTGCATCAATGGTCATGATTGGTTCATTATTTGCGGCACACGAAGAATCACCTGGTGAAACTGTAGAACTTGATGGTAAACAGTATAAAGAATATTTTGGTAGTGCATCTGAATTTCAAAAAGGCGAACATAAAAATGTAGAAGGTAAAAAAATGTTTGTAGAACATAAGGGTTCATTAATGGATACCTTAAAAGAAATGCAACAAGATTTACAAAGCTCAATTTCATATGCCGGTGGAAAAGACTTGAAATCATTACGTACTGTAGATTATGTTATTGTTAGAAACTCTATTTTCAACGGTGATAGAGATTAA